Proteins from one Hydrogenivirga caldilitoris genomic window:
- a CDS encoding complex I 51 kDa subunit family protein gives MKSYPAIPNIYAETTLNMLLKRAKKPRVHSIEEYLKDGGYQALEKAFNMSPEEIIDWVEKSTLRGRGGAGFPTGTKWKFAVQNPTPRYFICNADESEPGTFKDRILIERDPHLLLEGIIISSYAIGANEAFIYIRGEYTAGYYILLDAIREAREKGFLGKNILGSGFDLEIYVARGGGAYICGEETALIESLEGKRGHPRLKPPYPVQYGLFGRPTVVNNVETICNVPFIINMGWEEYRYIGPSDYAGPKLFPVSGKVKKPGVYELPMNTTLREVIYKYAGGTIGNKKVKAVFSGALDCFAGDELDMPMDYSPFGFGGTGTVIAFTEDDDIVEACLQVARFYEHETCGQCTPCRVGCHEQAVLLDRIRRGEATEKDWEGFLFVNRYIQPTSICGLGAVAGRLIKQAMEKFPEEFEAYRKKLAGTV, from the coding sequence ATGAAATCCTATCCCGCTATACCTAACATATATGCAGAGACAACCCTTAACATGCTCCTGAAGAGAGCAAAAAAACCGAGGGTACATTCCATAGAAGAGTATCTGAAAGACGGCGGTTATCAGGCTCTTGAGAAAGCCTTTAATATGTCTCCTGAAGAGATAATAGACTGGGTTGAAAAGAGTACCCTCAGAGGACGTGGAGGTGCGGGATTCCCCACAGGAACAAAGTGGAAGTTCGCTGTTCAGAACCCTACACCCAGATATTTTATATGTAACGCTGATGAATCAGAACCGGGTACCTTCAAAGACAGGATTCTAATAGAGAGAGACCCTCACCTGCTTCTGGAGGGAATAATAATCTCCTCCTACGCCATAGGTGCAAATGAAGCTTTCATCTATATAAGGGGTGAGTATACGGCTGGGTACTATATACTCCTTGATGCTATAAGGGAGGCAAGAGAAAAGGGTTTCTTGGGTAAGAACATCCTCGGTTCAGGCTTTGACCTTGAGATATACGTTGCAAGAGGAGGAGGGGCTTACATCTGTGGAGAGGAGACGGCACTGATAGAATCTCTGGAAGGCAAAAGGGGACATCCCAGGCTTAAGCCCCCCTACCCGGTTCAGTACGGACTCTTTGGAAGACCGACAGTGGTGAACAATGTGGAAACCATATGTAACGTTCCTTTCATCATAAACATGGGGTGGGAAGAGTACAGGTACATAGGACCCAGTGATTATGCTGGACCTAAGCTATTTCCTGTAAGTGGTAAGGTTAAGAAGCCCGGTGTTTACGAATTACCCATGAATACAACTTTAAGAGAAGTGATATACAAGTATGCGGGAGGGACCATAGGCAACAAAAAAGTGAAAGCGGTCTTCTCTGGTGCCTTGGATTGCTTTGCTGGGGATGAGCTTGATATGCCGATGGACTACTCACCCTTCGGTTTTGGAGGGACTGGAACGGTAATAGCCTTTACGGAGGATGATGATATAGTTGAAGCCTGCCTTCAGGTAGCCAGATTCTATGAACATGAGACCTGTGGGCAGTGCACACCTTGTAGGGTTGGTTGTCATGAGCAGGCTGTTCTGTTAGATAGGATTCGCAGAGGCGAAGCCACTGAAAAAGACTGGGAAGGATTTCTCTTTGTGAATAGATACATACAACCAACTTCAATATGCGGTTTGGGTGCCGTTGCAGGTAGGCTTATAAAGCAGGCTATGGAGAAGTTTCCTGAGGAGTTTGAAGCTTACAGGAAGAAGTTAGCCGGTACCGTTTGA
- a CDS encoding MqnA/MqnD/SBP family protein, which yields MKIRIAHSPDSDDAFMFYPLVKGEIDTEGLEIEHVLADIETLNREALKGTYEVSAISFHAYPYVADKYLVLPSGGSVGEGYGPVVVAKEKYDSLKGKRIAVPGTLTTAFLTLKLYEPDFEEVVVAFDRIIDEVLKGNVDAGLVIHEGQLTYSDHGLVKIVDLGEWWKEMYDLPLPLGCNIVRKDLGEETIRKIERLMRKSVEYSLRERERALSYAIDYARDLEEDWERTDRFVGMYVNRRTVDYGEDGREAVRLLLRLGKEKGIIKTDIPEVIFSDEV from the coding sequence ATGAAGATACGTATAGCCCATAGTCCCGATTCGGATGATGCCTTCATGTTCTACCCCCTGGTAAAGGGTGAAATAGACACAGAAGGTCTTGAAATTGAGCATGTGCTTGCTGACATAGAGACCTTGAACAGGGAGGCTTTGAAAGGCACTTATGAAGTTTCGGCTATATCTTTTCACGCTTACCCTTATGTTGCTGATAAATATTTGGTCTTGCCCAGTGGAGGAAGTGTAGGGGAAGGGTACGGACCTGTTGTTGTCGCAAAGGAAAAATACGATTCCCTGAAGGGGAAAAGGATAGCAGTTCCGGGGACTCTTACCACCGCTTTTCTAACGCTCAAGCTTTATGAACCAGACTTTGAAGAGGTTGTAGTTGCCTTTGACAGGATAATTGATGAAGTTTTGAAGGGAAACGTTGATGCAGGTTTGGTTATACACGAGGGACAGCTCACTTACTCTGACCATGGGCTTGTTAAGATAGTTGACCTGGGGGAGTGGTGGAAAGAGATGTATGACCTTCCTTTACCACTCGGATGCAATATAGTGAGAAAGGACCTTGGAGAAGAGACCATCAGGAAGATAGAGAGGCTTATGAGGAAAAGCGTTGAATACTCTCTCAGGGAACGAGAGAGGGCTCTCTCCTACGCTATAGATTATGCGAGGGACCTTGAGGAAGATTGGGAGAGGACGGACAGATTTGTGGGTATGTATGTAAATCGGAGGACTGTTGATTACGGAGAGGATGGGAGAGAAGCCGTAAGGCTACTCCTGAGGCTGGGCAAGGAGAAGGGAATAATAAAGACAGACATACCAGAGGTCATCTTTTCTGACGAGGTTTAG
- a CDS encoding phosphatidylglycerophosphatase A family protein: MLHEFIATGFFVGRLAYAPGTLGTLLGVPLVYLVSFNSWTVITTVVALFVVGLVSSNEVIKLTGDQDPEEVVIDEIVGYIACFTFVEPTLKTYILAFILFRLLDIFKPFPINLFEKLHGAYGVMMDDLVAGIITSIILFLLLK; this comes from the coding sequence ATGCTCCACGAATTTATAGCCACAGGATTCTTTGTAGGAAGGCTCGCTTATGCTCCGGGGACTTTAGGTACTCTGCTGGGTGTACCTCTTGTATATCTCGTTTCCTTTAACTCATGGACAGTAATAACAACTGTAGTCGCACTGTTTGTCGTAGGACTCGTAAGCTCAAACGAAGTCATAAAGCTAACCGGAGACCAGGACCCAGAAGAAGTCGTAATAGATGAGATAGTTGGCTACATAGCCTGTTTTACCTTTGTTGAACCCACTCTAAAAACGTACATATTGGCCTTTATACTCTTCAGGCTCCTTGATATATTCAAGCCTTTTCCCATAAACCTATTTGAAAAGCTACACGGAGCCTACGGAGTTATGATGGACGACCTCGTTGCAGGGATAATTACTTCCATTATCCTCTTTCTACTGCTAAAATAG